The following proteins are co-located in the Micromonospora viridifaciens genome:
- the coxB gene encoding cytochrome c oxidase subunit II gives METTAQTSWNATGRGPRPRPVVSALVGLCLLTGCAGDSPSALNPGGTGATRIAGLWWLLFWISVAVFVEVMALLAWALVFRRGNVRVRHGQPLRFVTIAGAAIPFVILVAVYGVGLRDLAALGVAPDGDAPTVEVIGHKWWWEVRYPGSSGATANEIHIPVGERVKVSLRTDDVLHSFWVPQLMPKTDLIAGETRETWLQAERAGSYRGQCAEYCGTQHAHMAFLVVAQPRAEFDAWLARLNAAARPPRTDAERRGQQAFVQGTCAGCHSIRGTGAQGKVGPDLSNVGSRWSIGAGAVPNDAGHLGGWIANSQTVKPGNAMPPQPVDAARLPDLIAYLRSLE, from the coding sequence ATGGAGACGACAGCGCAGACCAGCTGGAATGCGACCGGCCGGGGCCCGCGACCGCGCCCGGTCGTCAGCGCGCTGGTCGGTCTGTGCCTGCTCACCGGCTGCGCCGGCGACTCGCCGTCGGCGCTGAACCCGGGCGGCACCGGCGCGACCCGGATCGCGGGCCTGTGGTGGCTGCTGTTCTGGATCTCCGTGGCCGTGTTCGTCGAGGTCATGGCGCTGTTGGCCTGGGCCCTGGTGTTCCGGCGGGGCAACGTCCGGGTGCGCCACGGGCAACCGCTGCGCTTCGTCACGATCGCCGGGGCCGCGATCCCGTTCGTCATCCTGGTCGCCGTCTACGGCGTCGGCCTGCGCGACCTCGCCGCGCTCGGCGTGGCACCTGACGGGGACGCGCCCACCGTGGAGGTCATCGGCCACAAATGGTGGTGGGAGGTGCGCTACCCGGGCTCCTCCGGCGCCACCGCCAACGAGATCCACATCCCGGTGGGAGAGCGGGTCAAGGTGAGCCTGCGTACCGACGACGTGCTGCACAGCTTCTGGGTGCCGCAGCTGATGCCGAAGACGGACCTGATCGCCGGCGAGACCCGGGAGACCTGGCTGCAGGCGGAGCGGGCCGGCAGCTACCGCGGCCAGTGCGCCGAGTACTGCGGCACGCAGCACGCCCACATGGCGTTCCTCGTCGTCGCGCAACCCCGAGCCGAGTTCGACGCCTGGCTGGCCCGGCTGAACGCTGCGGCCCGGCCACCGCGGACCGACGCCGAGCGCCGCGGTCAGCAGGCGTTCGTCCAGGGCACCTGCGCCGGCTGCCACAGCATCCGCGGCACCGGCGCGCAGGGGAAGGTCGGGCCGGACCTGTCGAACGTCGGCTCCCGATGGAGCATCGGCGCCGGGGCGGTGCCCAACGACGCCGGCCACCTGGGCGGCTGGATCGCCAACTCGCAGACGGTCAAGCCGGGCAACGCCATGCCGCCACAGCCGGTCGACGCGGCCCGGCTGCCCGACCTCATCGCGTACCTGCGGTCGCTGGAGTAG
- the ctaD gene encoding cytochrome c oxidase subunit I: MSTTTSPPAGLGGDDLARLHEHWGERPSLRTWLSTTDHKRIGRRYLVTAGFFFVLAGISALVMRTQLARPESGVVSPQEYNQLFTMHGTAMIFLFATPMLFGFGNYLVPLMIGARDMAFPRLNAFGYWVFLFAGLFMWASVPFGAAPNNGWFAYAPLNQLQHNPGLHMDIYSLGLLFLGISTTSASINFIVTALKLRAPGMSLNRVPLFVWAIVATSFMVIFALPALNADNALLFLDRRFGAHFFDPAGGGNVLLWQHLFWIFGHPDVYIIVMPGLGIVSAVLPAFTRRGVVGYPLIVLAIVAISIISFGVWVHHMFATGLPQLSYSFFSAASTIITIPSGLQIFAWLATMLLGRLVLRVPLLFVIGFIVTFVLGGFTGAMFAVTAFDQQTTDSYFVVAHFHYVLIGGAVFPMLAGIYFWFPKITGRMYHEGLARWAFWLVFAGMHVTFFPMHLTGLFGMPRRIYTYRSEPGWDGWNLVSSAGSYLLALGLLLVLAGIVHALWRGRPAPPDPWQADTLEWTASSPPEPYNFPVIPMVHSLHPTWDERTAESTGAGATADRILSEGRRTLFTSELDARYERAAEMPESSFKPLVLSIALLVFFVTMLFAWYPVALIAVLAVAATIAAWLWPPRRPVEELGVTA; this comes from the coding sequence ATGTCGACGACCACGAGCCCACCCGCCGGCCTCGGCGGCGACGACCTGGCCCGGCTGCACGAGCACTGGGGCGAGCGCCCCTCGCTGCGGACCTGGCTCAGCACCACCGACCACAAGCGGATCGGCCGCCGCTATCTGGTCACCGCCGGGTTCTTCTTCGTGCTCGCCGGGATCAGCGCCCTGGTGATGCGGACCCAGCTCGCCCGGCCCGAGTCCGGTGTGGTGTCCCCACAGGAGTACAACCAGCTCTTCACCATGCACGGCACGGCGATGATCTTCCTGTTCGCCACCCCGATGCTCTTCGGCTTCGGCAACTATCTCGTCCCGCTGATGATCGGCGCCCGGGACATGGCGTTCCCCCGGCTGAACGCCTTCGGCTACTGGGTGTTCCTGTTCGCCGGTCTGTTCATGTGGGCCAGCGTGCCCTTCGGGGCGGCGCCGAACAACGGCTGGTTCGCCTACGCGCCGCTCAACCAGCTGCAGCACAACCCGGGGCTGCACATGGACATCTACTCGCTCGGCCTGCTCTTCCTCGGCATCTCCACCACCTCGGCGTCGATCAACTTCATCGTCACCGCGCTCAAGCTGCGCGCGCCGGGGATGTCGCTCAACCGGGTGCCGCTGTTCGTCTGGGCGATCGTGGCCACCTCCTTCATGGTGATCTTCGCGTTGCCGGCGTTGAACGCGGACAACGCCCTGCTCTTCCTGGACCGTCGCTTCGGCGCCCACTTCTTCGACCCGGCCGGCGGCGGGAACGTGCTGCTCTGGCAGCACCTGTTCTGGATCTTCGGGCACCCCGACGTGTACATCATCGTGATGCCGGGGCTGGGGATCGTCTCCGCCGTGCTCCCCGCGTTCACCCGCCGTGGCGTGGTCGGCTACCCGTTGATCGTGCTCGCGATCGTCGCGATCTCGATCATCTCGTTCGGGGTCTGGGTGCACCACATGTTCGCCACCGGGCTGCCGCAACTGTCCTACAGCTTCTTCAGCGCGGCGAGCACGATCATCACCATCCCGTCCGGCCTGCAGATCTTCGCCTGGCTGGCCACCATGCTGCTCGGCCGGCTGGTGCTGCGGGTGCCGCTGCTGTTCGTCATCGGGTTCATCGTGACGTTCGTGCTCGGCGGCTTCACCGGCGCGATGTTCGCGGTGACCGCGTTCGACCAGCAGACCACCGACTCGTACTTCGTGGTGGCGCACTTCCACTACGTGCTGATCGGCGGGGCGGTGTTCCCGATGCTCGCCGGCATCTACTTCTGGTTTCCCAAGATCACCGGCCGGATGTACCACGAGGGGCTCGCGCGGTGGGCATTCTGGCTGGTCTTCGCCGGCATGCACGTCACGTTCTTCCCCATGCACCTCACCGGCCTGTTCGGCATGCCCCGCCGGATCTACACCTACCGCAGCGAGCCGGGCTGGGACGGCTGGAACCTGGTCAGCAGCGCCGGGTCCTACCTGCTCGCGTTGGGACTGCTGCTGGTGCTCGCGGGCATCGTGCACGCCCTGTGGCGGGGCCGGCCGGCCCCGCCGGACCCGTGGCAGGCCGACACCCTGGAGTGGACGGCGTCCTCGCCGCCCGAGCCGTACAACTTCCCGGTCATCCCCATGGTGCACAGCCTGCACCCGACCTGGGACGAACGGACCGCCGAATCCACCGGCGCGGGGGCGACCGCGGACCGCATCCTGAGCGAGGGACGCCGCACGCTGTTCACCAGCGAGCTGGACGCCCGCTACGAACGGGCGGCCGAGATGCCGGAGTCCAGCTTCAAGCCCCTCGTGCTCTCCATCGCGCTGCTGGTCTTCTTCGTCACCATGCTGTTCGCCTGGTATCCGGTGGCGCTGATCGCGGTGCTGGCGGTGGCGGCGACGATCGCGGCCTGGCTCTGGCCGCCCCGCCGCCCGGTCGAGGAACTGGGGGTCACGGCATGA
- a CDS encoding cytochrome c oxidase subunit 3 produces MTGRGEMVAAATGAEALSTELPAGRPTGWWGMVMFVATEATLFACLLGSYFYLRFQFGPEWPPDGLEKPKLLIPLLMTLVLVPSSLPVVWAERGIRQGRRGRLRVGLATTMVLGLSFMGLLVKEYSDDFKLHTLTTNVYGSLFYVITGFHGLHVLVGLTMIGWLLAASLRGGSFGSHRHERVRNAAIYWHFVDTVWVAILFTIYLSPRL; encoded by the coding sequence ATGACCGGCCGAGGTGAGATGGTGGCCGCGGCCACCGGCGCGGAGGCGCTGAGCACGGAACTGCCGGCCGGCCGACCGACCGGCTGGTGGGGCATGGTGATGTTCGTGGCCACCGAGGCCACCCTCTTCGCGTGCCTGCTCGGCAGCTACTTCTACCTACGCTTCCAGTTCGGCCCCGAGTGGCCGCCGGACGGCCTCGAGAAGCCCAAGCTGCTCATCCCGCTGCTGATGACCCTGGTGCTGGTGCCCAGCAGCCTTCCGGTGGTCTGGGCCGAACGTGGCATCCGGCAGGGCCGCCGCGGGCGGCTGCGGGTCGGGCTCGCCACCACCATGGTGCTCGGGCTGTCCTTCATGGGCCTGCTCGTGAAGGAGTACTCCGACGACTTCAAGCTGCACACCCTGACCACCAACGTCTACGGCTCGCTCTTCTACGTGATCACCGGCTTCCACGGGCTGCACGTCCTGGTCGGGTTGACGATGATCGGGTGGCTGCTCGCCGCCTCGCTGCGCGGCGGCAGCTTCGGGTCCCACCGCCACGAACGGGTCCGCAACGCCGCCATCTACTGGCACTTCGTCGACACGGTGTGGGTCGCCATCCTGTTCACCATCTACCTCTCCCCGCGGCTGTGA
- a CDS encoding cytochrome c oxidase assembly protein, translating to MSAVSLDRAHGPDAPAEGLLTMLAAVAICVLAAGYGRGVHELWHRRGAGGILPAWRVGAFGAGVLVVVAADHGPVHALAESSFAGHMTQHMLLLLVAGPLLAAGAAGLPLSLAAPSPLRRLLARCRAAPPVRRLRRPTAYALLAGAAQIVALWFWHLPGPYVAAVDRPVVHYAEHLCLLGAAWLFWAPVLGATRRRPPAPVTVLLLVGTMLPASALGAVLTFAPEPVYPVRVLGSDPLTDQQLAGLLMWAPMDVVVLVGALTVFLRWLLRMARDRPDVPLPAPVAAPKAVEAGSEGMLR from the coding sequence ATGTCAGCGGTGAGCCTCGACCGGGCCCACGGCCCGGACGCCCCGGCCGAGGGCCTGCTGACCATGCTGGCGGCGGTCGCGATCTGCGTGCTCGCCGCCGGTTACGGCCGGGGCGTGCACGAGCTGTGGCACCGGCGCGGCGCGGGCGGCATCCTGCCGGCCTGGCGGGTGGGGGCGTTCGGTGCCGGCGTGCTGGTGGTGGTCGCCGCGGACCACGGCCCGGTGCACGCGCTGGCCGAATCCTCGTTCGCCGGCCACATGACCCAGCACATGCTGCTCCTGCTGGTGGCGGGGCCGCTGCTCGCGGCCGGCGCCGCGGGGCTGCCGCTGAGCCTGGCCGCGCCGTCACCGCTGCGTCGGCTGCTCGCCCGCTGCCGGGCGGCGCCACCGGTACGCCGGCTGCGCCGGCCCACCGCGTACGCCCTGCTGGCCGGGGCGGCGCAGATCGTCGCGCTCTGGTTCTGGCACCTGCCCGGGCCGTACGTCGCCGCGGTGGACCGGCCCGTCGTGCACTACGCCGAGCACCTCTGCCTGCTGGGGGCGGCCTGGCTGTTCTGGGCACCGGTGCTCGGCGCCACCCGGCGCCGCCCACCCGCCCCGGTGACGGTGCTGCTGCTGGTCGGCACCATGCTGCCCGCCTCCGCCCTCGGCGCGGTGCTCACCTTCGCCCCGGAGCCGGTCTATCCGGTGCGCGTGCTCGGCTCCGACCCGCTGACCGACCAGCAGCTCGCCGGGCTGCTGATGTGGGCGCCGATGGACGTGGTCGTGCTGGTCGGGGCGCTGACCGTGTTCCTGCGCTGGCTGCTGCGGATGGCCAGGGACCGCCCCGACGTCCCGCTGCCGGCGCCGGTGGCCGCGCCGAAGGCGGTCGAGGCCGGATCGGAAGGAATGCTCCGATGA
- a CDS encoding c-type cytochrome: protein MTLTRTLRVLGVALIGLPILAVPGCASTAPPPPPPETRAGRPDRGAQLIAQYGCGSCHTIPGVNRANGLVGPPLTQFGARSYIAGELPNNADNLRRWITDPQAVEPGTAMPNLGVSAIDAQDIAAYLYTAG, encoded by the coding sequence ATGACGCTGACCCGTACCCTCCGGGTGCTCGGTGTGGCCCTCATCGGCCTGCCGATCCTCGCGGTCCCCGGCTGCGCCTCGACCGCCCCGCCACCGCCGCCACCCGAGACCCGCGCCGGGCGGCCCGACCGGGGCGCGCAGCTGATCGCCCAGTACGGCTGCGGCTCGTGCCACACCATCCCGGGCGTCAACCGGGCCAACGGGCTGGTGGGTCCGCCGCTGACCCAGTTCGGCGCCCGCTCCTACATCGCCGGTGAGCTGCCGAACAACGCCGACAACCTGCGCCGCTGGATCACCGATCCGCAGGCCGTGGAGCCCGGCACCGCCATGCCGAACCTGGGCGTCAGCGCGATCGACGCGCAGGACATCGCCGCCTACCTCTACACCGCGGGCTGA
- the qcrC gene encoding cytochrome bc1 complex diheme cytochrome c subunit, producing MRRTRSARRLPTAHPHRALTAGAVLLLAAGPAALAPTPAPTATAGPAPTTTAGPAGPGDRGTQLYLSSCASCHGPQGQGTQQGPSLIDVGAASVDFQVSTGRMPLTHVEQQPRRGRPAFSAEDIAALVDHVSSFGGGPQIPRVAPGNLNSGRDLFAANCAPCHATTGAGAVLTNGWIAPPLYDATPVQVAEAIRVGPGLMPVFPSQVLSDAQVNDLTTYVGRLRSEQLDRGGNPLGRLGPLAEGLVGWLVTLVALVGAIRWLGRRAGQ from the coding sequence ATGCGGCGTACCCGATCGGCCAGGCGCCTGCCCACCGCGCACCCGCACCGGGCGCTCACGGCGGGGGCCGTGCTGCTGCTCGCCGCCGGCCCGGCGGCGCTCGCCCCCACGCCAGCCCCCACCGCGACTGCCGGCCCAGCCCCCACCACGACCGCCGGCCCGGCCGGACCGGGCGACCGGGGCACCCAGCTCTACCTGTCGAGCTGCGCGAGCTGCCACGGCCCCCAGGGGCAGGGCACCCAGCAGGGACCGTCGCTGATCGACGTCGGCGCGGCGTCGGTGGACTTCCAGGTCTCCACCGGACGGATGCCGCTGACGCACGTGGAGCAGCAGCCCCGGCGCGGGCGACCGGCCTTCTCGGCCGAGGACATCGCGGCCCTGGTCGACCACGTGTCGAGCTTCGGCGGTGGGCCGCAGATTCCGCGGGTCGCGCCCGGGAACCTCAACTCGGGCCGGGACCTGTTCGCGGCGAACTGCGCGCCTTGCCACGCGACGACCGGCGCCGGCGCGGTGCTGACCAACGGGTGGATCGCGCCACCGCTGTACGACGCCACGCCCGTCCAGGTCGCCGAGGCGATCCGGGTCGGCCCCGGGCTGATGCCGGTCTTCCCGAGCCAGGTGCTCAGCGACGCGCAGGTGAACGACCTGACCACCTACGTGGGGCGGCTGCGCAGCGAACAGCTGGACCGGGGCGGCAACCCGCTCGGGCGGCTGGGCCCGCTCGCCGAGGGCCTGGTGGGCTGGCTGGTGACGTTGGTGGCGCTGGTCGGTGCCATCCGGTGGCTGGGCCGGAGGGCGGGGCAGTGA
- a CDS encoding ubiquinol-cytochrome c reductase iron-sulfur subunit: MSARRPSAAERAAGRRIVTAFLASAAGAVGFAVVYALNAGPQWEGVCLAVAFAGLAVGLAQWGRHLVPVGGSVEEHEGFTPPPDEQAMTAAVLTAPDSPIRRRGLLAALGLAVTALGVAVLFPLRSLLPWNRLRPAQAFSSTPWGPGVRLVDQQGRPLRPEDVPANTVVGVFPEGAVDSGDAPAFAVRLDPERFIRPPSGGHLGGLVVWSLLCTHAGCPVRLYLKGTGRLLCPCHQSSFDLLADARPVAGPAARPLPGLPFEVGPDGFLRATGDFTGPPGAGYWRRQ; encoded by the coding sequence GTGAGCGCCCGGCGTCCCTCGGCGGCCGAGCGGGCGGCCGGCCGCCGCATCGTCACCGCCTTCCTGGCGAGCGCGGCCGGGGCGGTCGGCTTCGCGGTGGTGTACGCCCTCAACGCCGGCCCCCAGTGGGAGGGGGTCTGCCTGGCGGTGGCCTTCGCCGGCCTGGCCGTGGGACTCGCCCAGTGGGGGCGGCACCTCGTGCCCGTCGGCGGGTCCGTCGAGGAGCACGAGGGCTTCACCCCGCCGCCGGACGAGCAGGCGATGACCGCGGCGGTGCTCACCGCCCCGGACAGCCCGATCCGGCGGCGCGGCCTGTTGGCGGCCCTCGGACTGGCGGTGACCGCGCTCGGCGTCGCGGTGCTGTTCCCGCTGCGCTCGCTGCTGCCCTGGAACCGCCTGCGCCCGGCTCAGGCATTCTCGAGCACCCCGTGGGGCCCGGGCGTCCGGCTGGTCGACCAGCAGGGTCGCCCGCTGCGCCCCGAGGACGTGCCGGCGAACACGGTGGTCGGGGTGTTCCCGGAGGGCGCCGTCGATTCCGGGGACGCCCCCGCCTTCGCGGTCCGGCTGGACCCGGAACGCTTCATCCGGCCACCCTCCGGCGGCCACCTCGGCGGCCTGGTGGTGTGGTCGTTGCTCTGCACCCATGCCGGCTGCCCGGTCCGGCTCTACCTGAAGGGCACCGGTCGGCTGCTGTGCCCCTGCCACCAGTCCTCGTTCGACCTGCTGGCCGACGCCCGCCCGGTGGCCGGCCCGGCCGCGCGGCCGCTGCCCGGCCTGCCGTTCGAGGTCGGCCCGGACGGCTTCCTGCGCGCCACCGGTGACTTCACCGGCCCGCCCGGCGCCGGCTACTGGAGGCGGCAGTGA
- the qcrB gene encoding cytochrome bc1 complex cytochrome b subunit, with protein sequence MIIDRLARALDDRLRLSPITRRALAKVFPDHWAFMLGELALYSFVTLILTGVYLTFFFDASSADRVYRGEYAPLDGATTSAAYASAVRLSWDVRAGLLIRQTHHWAALLFVASILLHLCRIFFTGAFRKPRELNWLIGVTMLALALANGFTGYSMPDDLLSGLGLRIIVSVVESIPLVGTWLAALALGGEFPSDALIPRMFITHVLLVPAVLVALVSLHLGILVRQKHSQFPSPGRTEHNVVGSRLWPSYTLRTLALFAWVLAVLFALGGLVQINPIWLYGPFEPAQSTSPAQPDWYVAWGDGALRLFPPWEFRIAGYLVPGPFFPGVVLGGFTFLALYAWPFVERWCTRDRRPHQLLDRPRDHPVRLGVGVGALTFFVVLVVAAGDDILARLLRVPVYDLLDLFRVLALVLPFLVGLAAYLVARALRRGEAASLGELTRADLRRAAGPAPAPRADEGGVETPARGRPGERVELWPEGGLWRWRYRDEAGHVLTGNRAVRSEEEAVEASRLAYPGVDRVVVPGPPPPPPPGRLRTALRRWGRAAAAGSLLVGLLADRRRRAQRHRDRGPGTPDPDGDRGPGTPGSPDTAEPGPPPADEAATPGGRP encoded by the coding sequence GTGATCATCGACCGGCTGGCCCGGGCGTTGGACGACCGGCTGCGGCTCTCCCCGATCACCCGGCGTGCGCTGGCGAAGGTCTTCCCCGACCACTGGGCGTTCATGCTGGGCGAGCTGGCGCTCTACTCGTTCGTCACGCTGATCCTGACCGGCGTCTACCTCACCTTCTTCTTCGACGCCAGCTCGGCCGACCGCGTCTACCGGGGCGAGTACGCGCCGCTGGACGGCGCCACCACCTCCGCCGCGTACGCCTCGGCGGTCCGGTTGAGCTGGGACGTGCGGGCCGGGCTGCTGATCCGGCAGACGCACCACTGGGCGGCGCTGCTCTTCGTCGCGTCGATCCTGCTGCACCTGTGCCGGATCTTCTTCACCGGGGCGTTCCGGAAACCGCGCGAACTGAACTGGCTGATCGGCGTCACCATGCTCGCCCTCGCCCTGGCCAACGGCTTCACCGGCTACTCCATGCCGGACGACCTGCTCTCCGGCCTGGGCCTGCGGATCATCGTCTCGGTCGTGGAGTCGATCCCCCTGGTCGGGACGTGGCTGGCGGCGCTGGCCCTCGGCGGCGAGTTCCCCTCCGACGCCCTGATCCCGCGGATGTTCATCACCCATGTGCTGCTGGTGCCCGCCGTGCTGGTCGCCCTCGTCTCGCTGCACCTGGGCATCCTGGTCCGGCAGAAGCACAGCCAGTTCCCGAGCCCGGGGCGGACCGAGCACAACGTGGTCGGGTCGCGCCTGTGGCCGAGCTACACCCTGCGTACGCTCGCCCTGTTCGCCTGGGTGCTGGCGGTGCTGTTCGCCCTCGGCGGCCTGGTGCAGATCAACCCGATCTGGCTCTACGGCCCGTTCGAGCCGGCGCAGTCCACCTCGCCGGCCCAGCCCGACTGGTACGTCGCCTGGGGTGACGGGGCGCTGCGCCTGTTCCCGCCGTGGGAGTTCCGGATCGCCGGGTATCTCGTGCCGGGGCCGTTCTTCCCGGGCGTGGTGCTCGGCGGGTTCACCTTCCTCGCCCTCTACGCCTGGCCGTTCGTCGAACGCTGGTGCACCCGGGACCGCCGGCCGCACCAGCTGCTTGACCGCCCCCGGGACCACCCGGTCCGGCTGGGCGTGGGTGTGGGCGCGTTGACGTTCTTCGTGGTGCTCGTGGTTGCCGCCGGGGACGACATCCTCGCCCGGCTGCTGCGGGTGCCCGTCTACGACCTGCTCGATCTGTTCCGGGTGCTGGCGCTCGTGCTGCCGTTCCTGGTCGGGCTGGCCGCCTACCTGGTCGCGCGGGCGTTGCGCCGCGGCGAGGCGGCCAGTCTCGGCGAGCTGACCCGGGCGGACCTGCGGCGCGCCGCAGGTCCCGCCCCGGCGCCGCGCGCGGACGAGGGCGGGGTCGAGACACCCGCCCGGGGCCGGCCGGGGGAGCGGGTCGAGCTGTGGCCGGAGGGCGGGCTGTGGCGGTGGCGCTACCGGGACGAGGCGGGGCATGTCCTCACCGGCAACCGGGCCGTCCGCTCCGAGGAGGAGGCGGTGGAGGCGTCCCGGCTGGCCTACCCCGGGGTCGACCGAGTGGTGGTGCCCGGCCCGCCGCCGCCCCCGCCGCCGGGCCGGCTGCGCACCGCACTGCGGCGCTGGGGCCGCGCCGCCGCCGCCGGATCGTTGCTGGTCGGCCTCCTCGCCGACCGCCGCCGGCGCGCCCAGCGCCACCGCGACCGCGGCCCGGGGACGCCGGATCCCGACGGCGACCGCGGCCCGGGGACGCCGGGGTCGCCGGACACGGCCGAACCCGGTCCGCCGCCGGCGGACGAGGCCGCCACGCCGGGCGGACGGCCGTGA
- a CDS encoding thiamine pyrophosphate-dependent enzyme, with the protein MQEIVGDSLARRLVEWGVDTVFGLPGDGINGLMEGFRRQREKLKFVLVHHEEAAAFMATGYAKATGRIGVCAATSGPGAIHLLNGLYDAKLDHVPVLAITGMQETSVLGSHYQQEVHTQLLYQDVAAYNLMVTNPQQVPGVVDIAIRHALAMRTVAHLTFPNDVQVAAAGDDPYRHVSPGEPPMSSPVASQPAVPAAQADLARAAEVLNAGKKVAMLVGVGARHARDEIIAMAEALASPIVKTLSGKMVVPDDHPLTTGGLGLLGTKPSEELMEECDTLLMVGTSFPYGKYLPKPGQARVVQIDIDASLVGLRLPVHAAVTADARLALQQLLPMLQPRSDRSFLTKYQRERDAWRSDMVALQDPSRDPIAPQYLISCVDEAATSDAILTCDSGTIATWAARHWTIRGNREFYLSGNLATMAPGLPYAVAMQHAFPGRQVIAFVGDGGFAMLMAEFLTAVRHELPIKVIINNNNAYGQILWEQIILGYPEYAVRHRQPEADFGAWARACGGYGVKVTDPKAVPGAIREALAHPGPALVDCDVNPNEPPMPGKVRYEQAKHFTEAFLRGQPHKAATVASVARDKINELRS; encoded by the coding sequence GTGCAGGAGATCGTGGGCGACAGCCTGGCCCGGCGACTGGTGGAGTGGGGCGTGGACACCGTCTTCGGCCTGCCCGGTGACGGCATCAACGGGCTGATGGAAGGCTTCCGCCGGCAGCGGGAGAAGCTGAAGTTCGTGCTGGTGCACCACGAGGAGGCGGCGGCCTTCATGGCCACCGGCTACGCCAAGGCCACCGGCCGTATCGGCGTCTGCGCCGCCACCTCCGGCCCGGGGGCCATCCACCTGCTCAACGGGCTGTACGACGCCAAGCTCGACCACGTGCCGGTGCTGGCCATCACCGGCATGCAGGAGACCTCGGTGCTCGGCTCGCACTACCAGCAGGAGGTGCACACCCAGCTGCTCTACCAGGACGTGGCGGCCTACAACCTGATGGTCACCAACCCGCAGCAGGTGCCCGGGGTGGTCGACATCGCCATCCGGCACGCCCTGGCCATGCGGACGGTGGCCCACCTGACCTTCCCCAACGACGTGCAGGTGGCCGCGGCCGGCGATGACCCGTACCGGCACGTCAGCCCGGGTGAGCCGCCGATGAGCAGCCCAGTCGCGTCGCAGCCGGCGGTGCCGGCGGCGCAGGCCGACCTGGCCCGGGCGGCGGAGGTGCTCAACGCCGGCAAGAAGGTGGCCATGCTGGTCGGGGTGGGCGCCCGGCACGCCCGCGACGAGATCATCGCGATGGCGGAGGCGCTGGCCAGCCCGATCGTCAAGACCCTGTCGGGCAAGATGGTGGTGCCCGACGACCATCCGCTCACCACCGGCGGCCTCGGCCTGCTCGGCACCAAGCCGAGCGAGGAGCTGATGGAGGAGTGCGACACCCTGCTGATGGTCGGCACCTCCTTCCCGTACGGGAAGTACCTGCCGAAGCCGGGGCAGGCCCGGGTGGTGCAGATCGACATCGACGCCAGCCTGGTCGGCCTGCGGCTGCCGGTGCACGCGGCGGTCACCGCCGACGCCCGGCTGGCGTTGCAGCAACTGCTGCCGATGCTGCAGCCCCGCTCCGACCGGTCGTTCCTGACGAAGTACCAGCGGGAGCGGGACGCGTGGCGCTCCGACATGGTGGCCCTGCAGGACCCGTCCCGCGACCCGATCGCCCCGCAGTACCTGATCAGCTGCGTCGACGAGGCGGCCACCTCCGACGCGATCCTGACCTGCGACTCCGGCACCATCGCCACCTGGGCGGCCCGGCACTGGACCATCCGCGGCAACCGGGAGTTCTACCTGTCGGGGAACCTCGCCACCATGGCGCCGGGCCTGCCGTACGCGGTCGCCATGCAGCACGCGTTCCCGGGGCGGCAGGTGATCGCCTTCGTCGGCGACGGCGGGTTCGCCATGCTGATGGCCGAGTTCCTCACCGCCGTGCGGCACGAGCTGCCGATCAAGGTGATCATCAACAACAACAACGCGTACGGGCAGATCCTCTGGGAGCAGATCATCCTCGGCTACCCCGAGTACGCCGTGCGGCACCGGCAGCCGGAGGCGGACTTCGGCGCCTGGGCCCGGGCCTGCGGCGGCTACGGCGTCAAGGTGACCGATCCGAAGGCGGTGCCCGGGGCGATCCGGGAGGCCCTCGCCCACCCCGGTCCGGCGCTGGTCGACTGCGACGTCAACCCGAACGAGCCGCCGATGCCCGGCAAGGTCCGGTACGAGCAGGCGAAGCACTTCACCGAGGCGTTCCTGCGCGGGCAGCCGCACAAGGCGGCCACCGTGGCGAGCGTCGCCCGCGACAAGATCAATGAGCTACGGTCATGA